The nucleotide window CTCACATAGACACATAATAAACCATAGGCCTATAATTAAAAGACTATGAGACTAGAACATAATTGAAATTTTAACACATCAAATAACGTTGACTTGAATGAGAATATCCATTGTTATAAATTAAATTATCAATCTTCCATTGGAAACCTATTGAAATCCTAGAAATATAGATAATAGGATAGACATTCCCATTCAAGTTGACATTCGACAGTGGGTGGACCATCAGCCATCTTACTGGTAGTAATTAGAAGTTTCAATTCAATTTGAATGTCAATTGTGTAGCAGCTAAATTGTAGCATAGATGGTCTATTATTCAGTATTAACAAGATATTCGAGTGACCGCTCTAGCAATgtaaatacatgtcctcaaaCATAGAAAGCAGGTGAGaacaggtgggaccattctagccaatgagagggcagatatgtGTGTGACTACCAGGCCAAAGAGATTACTCATCTTTCTGTGTGCCATTATAGCATGGGCGGTGCCATTGAGGCTCGCTATCTCCATTTTAAAGAAGTACATTTTCTTCTCCATTTGCTGATTGCTCCCAActcataggaatccccacccagtgGACTCCTTTAAAATGGGAGAATTCCTCAACggcaatgtccatgctaaaacagattatatccatgatgagtcctctatctctccctctatgaCAACAGGCACAACTCCAGTATAATGTTTCTTTCAAATTGCCACATGGGTCCACctatatcagtgcattcataaCTAACAACCAAACCATAACAAAACGTATATTTGCTCAAATAAGCCTCACATAGCAGATTAGCAATTACATTTTCCTTTGACCAAATTCAACACTCTTTCactgacctccatacaaaaattcCTCACTTCGTGGGCTTATTTTCTTGGACAGATTTTGGGTGGAGTAAAACCTTTCTCTTTGTGTCTTCTGATTGCAGGGTTCTGAAGGGATAGGTCCATTatattaattatatttctatgattgAAATTATACCCAGGAGTATGCTGTCGCTCAATCGATGATGGGCACAACACAAATACTTCAGGTGATGAAAAATAGTGTCTAAGCTACAACATTAGTGAAAATGAGATACATCTGAGTATACACGTTTTTAGATAATTGACATTAAAACTTAAAAATGATAGTTGTATTTTTTCATATTTCTAGAAATCATAAAacagtttgacaaccctgtttgtaaaCTTTCAAATGATATCAAACTGAATATTtttcagtgatgaagacatggtagggtagggtaagCAACATGGGTAATCTTTGAACACCTAATCTCctaaatgttttggcattcaggccaaaaatgTAACTTTCTGACCACTTCCACCATCGACAAACATGTAAGAAAGGTTATGTTCAAATCAGAAGTCAGAAAGTGATTGAAATCCTTAGGAACGACCCCTAGGGTGACAACAGAAGTTTATTATACAGTTCAACATTTAGAAAGTGATGACCAATATGTCAACCACCATCAGAGATGCAACATAACAACTATCATAAAGACTATTTGAAGGTAGGAGCTGTGACTCACCTTGCTGGATGGATTTGACACCTCTCAACATTGTCGCAGCGAATACGAAGAAGCAGCCTGTCTGGTCGTACTGGACCTCGCCCATGATGCTGAACGAGGCTCCCAGACAGATGGGCATCATGGCTGTGTATTTGAGGATGTGGTGTTGCTTGCCCAGGATCAGAGTGGAGATGGCCAGGGTGAAGATTGGCGTGGTGGTGTAGATCATTTGGGCAAATGACAGCTGGACATAGTTCAGACCCACGTTGCCAAATGCGATGCTGGCACAAAATGTCAAGCTCAATAGAAACACCTTGCATTTGGCGCTGGTGGTAAGGTCCTTCTGGTTGTCAACCCCACCGTTTTGCTGGAGTATTCGCAGTTTAATAAGCCCATAGTCCACCACGATCGCTGTCAACATGTGCAGGGCCGACAGCAGTAAGGGGTACCTGAAGTTGTACACTGCAAAAATCCATTTGTTAAGACTGGAGATGGTTGTCCCCGTCACAAGCCAGACAATGACAGCGGACAGAAGGTGCAACATCTCCGCCTGTGGCCTTTTCCCAGTCTCGCGCCAGGTCGCCTCGCATTTAGGGAGGCCATCGGTGCTAATCATGTTGATTTCATCCTCGTTTCTGTAAGGCAAACACATCTTGACTTGGTTAAGCAATAACTAGCCAACTAAACTCCACTCCATGATTCACGATGGTGTTGAGCAGTGACTGTGTGGGCGGGCTGGAGCTCCAACATCACATAAAATTAAGTTTTTATCAAAAACTACTGTTTTCAGCACCCAAAGAATAGCCCGCAATTACACAGAACAATGTGTGTAATTGCAGACTATTCTTTGGGTGCTGAAAACAGTCGTTTTCAATAAAAACTTAAATTCGTCATTCAATCTTTCTCGGAGGAAGATTGAAAAAGTTAAGTTTATTCCcttgaaatacagtgccttcagaaggtattcacaccccttcactttttccacattttgttgtgttagaaaGTGGGATGAAAATGGAtttaaatgtttttagtttttattatCTACACACAAAAaatctaacatttgtaaaaataaaaaaaatatgaaaaataaaacactaatatatcttgattacataagtattcaaccccctgagtcaatacaggttagaatcacctttgtcagcaattacagctgtgagtctttctaagGGCTTTGCACAACtcgattgtacaatatttgcacattattcttttaaaaatgattcaagctctgtcaaattggttgttgatcattgctacacagccattttcaagtcaaTTTAAGACAAAacagtaactaggccactcaggaacattcaatgtcatcttggtaagcaactccagtgtatatttggccttgtgttttaggttattgtcctgctgaaaggggaattagtctcccagtgtctggtggaaagcagacagaaccaggttttcctctatgattttgcctgtgcttagctcaattCTGTTTTTGTTCATcataaaaactccctagtccttgccaatgacatgcatacccataacatgatgcagccacccacCACCATTCTTGGAAATATATAGAGATgtgctcagtgatgtgttgtgttggatttgccccaaacagaaagctttgtattcaggacataaagttcatttctttgccacattattTGCAGTtgtactttagtgccttattgcaaacaggatgcatgttttttaaatatttgtattctgtataggcttcctttttttcactctgtcaattaggttagtattgtggagtaactacgatTTTGTTGATCCATCGACAGatttctcttatcacagccattaaactctgttactgttttaaagtccccattggcctcattgtcaaatccctgagcggtttccttcctctctggcaactgagttaagaaggatgcctgtatctttgtaatgactgggtgtattgatacaccatccaaagtgtaatgaataacttcaccatgctcaaagggatattcaatgtctgcttttttattttatttgacccatctaccaataggagcccttctttgcAAACCATCGGAATACCTCCgcggtctttgtggttgaatctgtgtttgaaattcactgctcgaccgagggaccttacagataattttatttatggggtacagagatgaggtagtcattcaaaaatcacatttatcaatattattgcacacagagagaGTCCATGCAACAAATGATGTGACTTGTGAagaaaatgtttactcctgaacatatttaggctcGCCATAACAAAaggattgaatacttattgactcaagacatttcagcttttcattttgtaaTAATTTGTCCAAATTTGGAAAAACATCACTTCTTTATGAGGAACTTtatgagtcaaaatgcaagccgagTGCAATTCTCTGCAGGGCGCGGGAGATCAAGTGCAACTACAATGTATTGTGTGATATCAATTCAATGCATGGGTGGAGTTATAGTGGGCAAAGCTCGATTTCCAAtaaaatgacaaaaaaatataGGCTCATTACATTGACTGGAaataaatgggcaagacaaaatacttattaagtgcctttgaatggagtATGTTAGTagttgccaggtgcaccggtttgtgtcaagaactgcaccgctgctgggtttttcacattcaacagtttcccgtgtatcaagaatggttcaccacccaaaggacatccagccaacttgacaaaactgtgagaagcattggtgtcaacatggccagcatccctgtggaatgctttcgacacattgtagagtccatgccccaacgaattgaggctgttctgaagctgtttaactcaatattagggaaaggggatacctagtcagttgcacaactgaatgcattcaaccaaaatgtgtcttccgcatttaacccaacccctccgaatcaaggtgttcttaatgttttgtacactcggtgtagtGGCGACCCGTCCTTCAGGGCAGGTGgagttgcctgttttgcatgttattttggcattaaaaggtgtcacatatcagtttgcaaacaatgtcaaataaataaaaaaacattgagttaataaagccacatacaaacatggtctattttttgctttcttgaaAACTCAAGCCCATTGGGTGCTGCCATATTAagagtgcccatccaagaaggctcaaggcaAACACCACACACAACAAAACACCACTCCAACGAGTGACCACGGGCAGACGGCGCTGTGAGTGGAATTAATTACTCTCACAGCAAGACCAGCAGCAGCTACCCTCCTGtacaagatgagagagaaacCCGTTCTTCTTCCAGAACAGTCGTAATGTTCTTGAAGCTGAGAAGTTAACACGGGAGATACTGGAGCTATCGGAAGAGCTAAATTAATCCGCTTCAATTGATCCCAAACAGTTCAAGCCATTAACTACCCAGGCTGACTCGCAACAATAAGGATGGAGCCTCACCTTCATTAATAATGGCCAACTCATCGGCCACCCGTAGCAGGCACATCTCGACTAGTCAGCCTGAGTGGGAAAAGCTGGTGACAACCAGAGATGATAACCTGCAGTCACAAAGGCAATGTGATAAGACAGAGCAGCTCATTGAAAACCTTAGGATCAGAGGGCTCTCCTTCTCAGACCagtcatcctcatcatcatcatcatctactaAGTCAACCCCTCACCATCGTGAGTCATCGCACCAGTGAAACCAGTCGACTTCTCATTTCAGAACTCTGAGCCCTAAAGCATCACCCAGAGGACTGACTTCATAGGATCACCAACGTCAGCCCTAACCTAACTGCTGCGGTCAGCCTACACTTGATCGCAGTCATCAGCCCACACCCGATTGTCGCCGTCGTGACTACTCACCTGACCGTTACGGTCAGCCCACACCTGATTGACGTCATTAGCCCACACCTGATTGTCGCCGTCGTGACTACTCACCTGACCGTTACGGTCAGCCCACACCTGATTGACGTCATTAGCCCACACCTGACTGTCATCGCCGCGACTACTCACCTGACCGATGCTGCTGCGACTACTTACCTGACCGCTATGGTCAGCCTACGCCTGATTGTCGTTGTAAATCCTCAACTGATTGCCATTGTCAGCCCACGTCGGACTGTCGCCCCCGCAACTACTCACCTGACCGTCGCCACCACGACTACTGACATGACCATTGTCATCACCCCTCAACCGACCATCGCCACTGCGACTACTCGCCTGACCGTCGCTGCCCGGCCTACTCACCTGATCGTTGTTGGCACTCACCTGTCCACTACCGCACACCTTCTCCACCCAGCCGGGAGTGTGTCTACCGTGGACCAACTCCTACTATCCCCAACTTCATCAATGAAGACCCACAAGAGTTTGTGAGTGGCCCCTGTTAGTCAACCAAACAGGTCCTTTGACATTCACAGAGCCTTCACAGCTGGGCGTTGCACCGCATACCTACCGGACAAAGCCCTTCAGAAAAGATACTGGCACCTCAAATGCTGGATCAGGTGCAGCCATTAATGCACATCAGATCAAACTATCCCCATCTAATCACCCCAACAGAACCAGTGCATTTGGGTCACCCTTGCAAAGCTGCCACCATCAAGACTGAGCTCAGATGGACCCTTTATTTCACTACACAaatcacttaagaacaaattcttatttacaatgacagcatgttggttaactgccttgttcaggagcagaacaacagatttttaccttgtcaggccggggattcgatccagcaacctcccggttactggccaaacgctctaaccactaggctaccttaatTTTTTAAATGCTGATAACCTCACCTtgccattatcattcacctgatGATAAGACATGCAGGGCCggctctagccttttgggggccctaaacTAGATTTGGTTGGGGGGCCCCCCACCAAGCGGAGGGAAACATTTACGTTTTAAAGTAcatttcctgcagttctacacattttgccatggggcggacaAAATATTCTGCAATTTtataacacatttcatgcaattctacccattttgccatgacttTTGCCATCttaatatctgagtgagagtgacaaaCAAAATCAACGGGGGCCCCGTGGAGGTCAGGGCACCTGGGCACATGCCCGGTGTGCCAGGTCGGCCATGATTACTACTGTACAAGTTTAGATAAATGgatagactaacttaccaatctacAAATTGTAAGCTGACATGGCCAATTAACTGACTGTCAGGGACTTACAAAagaagagaaaaactgctgatgcacaaccacatttcaaacttgcaccttgtgtattctactattctaaaaGCAAATTTAGGCTTGATCCAAACATGTATGGAGGGTGTGATGCAATTGCGGAGCCATGCAGAGGCCAGATCAAGCTCTGTACCGCATCGCTGTGCACCTCTCAAATTTGGTAAAAATGCAGGGGGCTCCGTATAGCTCCGccttgacatgattggttgatggtaggtgggggcggtacatcctgtataaacacaaacttcCTTCCTTGACAACTCCCTTCACAATAGCTCTGCTAATTGCAAGAAGTATGAAAGCCCTGAAGTCTACATCACAGTattaattttatctttatttaactaggcaagtcagttaaaaaaaaaacaattattttcaatgacagtctaggaactgccttgttcaggggcagaatgacagattgttaccttgtcagctcagggatttgatcttgcaacatTTGGTTAGTAGTACAacactataaccactagactacctgtcaccCAAAGGCTACCTGCCGCTGTACGGCCACTTCAGACGTTGGATTGGCCATGAAAAGCATTTttactctcaacagtaagttgagacccgactgagttcctaaaaaaataattatatatatgAATGTAGGTTAGTGAGCCCCATAGCGGCCAGGGGCCCTAAGCAACCGTTTGTCGCTTATGCCTGGAGCCGGCCCTGAATACATTATTGGGGGGGCCCTGGGTCAccagtttgcctgggagggggtttCCTGGGCAAGAAAAGGTTTAAGACCCCTACCTTATAAAACTCCCGACTCTTCTACAGGTGAGTCTGTAATTGGTTACAATTTCAAATCCAAAAGTTATGACAGAGAAAAGTTTCCAAAGAGTATTGCATTTGCTACATTCCGCTGCATAGCCAGCGGTGGGGATGCTGTAAATATTTTTGCCTGAGCTGGCCTTGCAAATTGATATCTGTCCTTAACTGTcatctaatacaggactattaaagtcCCAGTGCCAatttgttttattaataataTTTTTCCCCCCGATTTTTCAGAGGGCACCATTACTTCCCGCGGCTATATTTAGCTGGCTACATATCTCCTACTGTTGTTAGCCAGAATGAAGTCGCCAGCCAGGAATGTAAGCAAGCCTCCGCTCTAGCAGCTGCAGTCGCAAGTAGCTATCGAAGATTAATTCATGCGATTAAATATTAAATGATTAAATAGTAGCAGAACTACGGCGATTCATTTAACCCGCTCAACAGCTAGGCTACACATGAGACATGAATCAGAAGGGGGTAATTGTTCACTTCATTGACCGTGGGTCATTACGATGCAAATAAATTGTTGTCGGCCCCGCAGAGTCCTACACAGCGTATTTAGTGCACGGATCTAGCTTCATCATGCTTTCCTTCATCCAGCGCGAGCGCGGTGTAGAAAATCATTGTGTCTATCAACTGAAGTTATTATAACCTACTCTGTCCTCTCCGTATAcatagggcggcaggtagccgtcctaacggttaagagcgttggaccaATAACAGGAAGGTCActtgttcaaatccccgagccatCTGTCGATGTTCCACTGAGCATGGCACTTAGCCCCaattgctctggataaaagcgtctgctaaatgatgtACATGTAAACCTAAAACAAAGTCGGAATAAAATTTTAGACCTGATAAACGACGAAACACAGAATCGTCAGCTACCACTGCAATGACAGACCAGATTATACAGCAAGTGAAACATCCTCACCATACGCACATTTAACATCACGCGGCAGCCTAACGCTATTGCCTATGCTTTTTGGTTACATTTACCTCTTTCTTTGTGGATCTTTGGCTTGGTAACATCACAAACACATCCCGGGCGCACATAGCGGAATGCTTGTCTGCCTCGTTATCGCCCGATCAGCTGTGCGGTCACGTCACTGCAATCACCCTCTCTTCATTCACTGGGACAGTCACTAAGAAAAGATGACCTCGGCGAGGACAAAAGCTGACCGCGGAAGAAGAAGCATTACTCTATTATGCAGTGTAAGCACACATGGCACACCTCTGAAGGCGGTTGTTTTTATATAACACTTCATTAAACATGTCTGCACACATTTGAATTACATAACCTAAAGAGGGCACTCAATGTACACAGTGAACAAATGTTGACCTACTGCTGACTACCAATTAAAAATTGGTAGATTGCTATGTAGAGAATCAAAATGAGTTATTTAAGTTGTGTATTTCCATTAATTGACGATGAAACAACTTGATAATGTATTATTCAGTGGATGCTACAACCCCTAAAACAACACCAGACTCTACTTTAGCTAAAGGGTCTCTTTCAGTGTCAGTGGGACACTTTAGTAAATGAACTGGGACACTATTTTCTCATTAGAAATACATTAGTGTCCCCACTTCACCTCACACTTGTTGTGATTTCATCAATATGACTGTAGAAGCTTGTAGATAACACACTGTGAGGGAATTACACTCCTATTTAACTAGTCTGTGACTCACTGAAAACCTTTCCTGGTCAGAGGAATAAGGCAACCTCACAGAGTCAACACACACAGGAACTCCATTGCCAAACAGGGGTATGGACATGGAAATGTTTTTTACCCATGCACTCCATGAACACACTGCCATATATTCTTCTCTGATCTCGCACTGGAAGGTTCAAGGCGATTGGCAATATGTTCTATTTATAGGGCTAGCTGCAGGACCAGCTAGATGTCCTTAACCAATCAGAGGGTGCATGATCAGCTAGCTCATGTACAGAGTGTGGGGAAAGTGGGACCCCAGCTGATTTAGCTGAGACCACTGGCCATGCCCTGATCGATATCTCCTCACTTGAGGAGAGCTAGACTCAGCAGCCAAACATAAACAGATGTGCACATAAACAAGCAGAAATGTGAAATAGGGTCCCATAACCCCCTCAAAAGGGGGAATTCTGTACACACTCTGTTTTTACAATTTTAGGACAATAACCTTTAACTAAACCATCTCTGTGACCTTGGAAAATATATTTGGGGACATTCCAAGGTATTGGTTAAAGTTTGCACAGCTTTTACTTGATTCTTGACTCTGAATGACCTCTACTATTCCCCAATTTCTGCCCCCTTTCATAAATGTACCCTCTTTTCTATCCCCCCTTTGTTATTACATCTCATTGTGCTTCCTTTCCTACCCTTGTTATTCCTCTCTAATTTCTTCCACGGTCATCCTATGCTGTTTATTTGCTATATAACATCTACAATTGTTTCTGAGATCTTATGAACaactaaaacaacacatttcaatgTATTTTAGAATATCAAATGaatgaaaatacatttaaattgatTAAAGGTTCATTTTGTGCATTTTAATAGCTGAAATGGTCCGTGTCCCACTATCCAAACACCATTCAGGGGAAGTGGGACAGTATTCTCCATCTGATTCAGTAGTGTGTGTTgcgtacagcaggtcagccaccagggaGAGACTCGAGTATACATCACGGGGAGATGGCTCCATCTGCTGGACGTGCTTGGTCTCGACGGGCTCTCCAgccaggactaattggggctgattgggGATTGGTGggtaatcaagggctgattgctcaccagctgtaCAAGTTCCATAAAGCTGCCTTAAGTGCAGCACACAGGGAAAGGACTCCCGTATAGTTTGTACAAGAcgggtttttatttttatttatttattttgtatattttttgtatatatctatatttttttacacctttatttaactaggcaagtcagttaagaacaaattcttattttcaatgacggtctaggaacagtgggttaactgcctgttcaggggcagaacgacagatttgtaccttgtcagctcgggggtttgaatttgcaaccggttactagtccaacgctctaaccactaggctaccctgccgccccaacaggTAACAGGAGGGTTTTCAGTTTTTGATCCCGACAGGGCTCCCGACAAGACCCGGAGCCCTGAAAACGGTATCCTGGATGGGGTCTCTTGGGGGAGACCtattattttattttggattATAATTTTAATAAACACATTTGAAACTAATCTTActctgtccgtgtctgatctgtgtaaacgtTTTGACCCAACCCTCTGGTCTGCCACATATGATAACTGTTTACATTAATTATTATATTTTAAAACCACCAATTACTATTAATTTTAACACCAACAGGTAGATTGTTGAATTATAATTGACAGAATTACAGCCATATCATTATAGCGCAAGGTTTCATATGTAGTGTTTTTTTCATGAGTTTCAACTGGTTACCCCATCTAGGAAACCTGACCACACACAATACAATGATGTCACACTAACCAAAACCATTTTTCAAGCAGTCAAAATTTGTTGTGATTGGGTTGCAAAATGATCACAACATAGTACCCTCAAACACAAAAGtaccactacacctgatgtcccactaatGTCCCAAAAACAAATGCAAACTGGATTGCATGACACTGCCTCAGTTTGGAACATACAGTACATTGCAGATATGTCATATAGTCAGGGAGCACGATCAGCTTCGGTTTTATTTGCACAAACAGGCCTACGTAAATGCATTTGCCACAATGGTGTACTTAGGCAGTTTACAGTAAAGACAATTGAATTGCAGGGCATCTTACATAAGATACTAAACGCATAAAAAACATTACAATGTGATCCACGCCATTCAATGTCCGTTTAAAAGAGTAATCAGCTAAAATATGTGCTAACTTTCAGATAAAAGTACTGTAATGCGTAATTTCAAAATATCTTTCATAAGAATACATACTAATACTGGGATATTCTATTCTCTAAATTTATGGTAACCATAGATTGTGAATCCTCAACTCTGAGGATTACATAATTCTGTGCCATATCAATGAGGTAACATAAggttgtgtatatacagtaccagtcaaaagtttggacacacctactcattcaagggtttttcatgattttttatattttctacattgtagaataatagtgaagacattaaaactaaccaatttttaaaaaaacaaattagtagccaccctttgccttgatgacagctttgcacacttggcattctctcaaccagctttatgaggtagtcacctggaatgcattgaAATTAAAAGTTaagttgtggaatttctttccttcttaatgcatttgagctagtcag belongs to Oncorhynchus keta strain PuntledgeMale-10-30-2019 chromosome 9, Oket_V2, whole genome shotgun sequence and includes:
- the LOC118387643 gene encoding solute carrier family 35 member E4-like, which codes for MISTDGLPKCEATWRETGKRPQAEMLHLLSAVIVWLVTGTTISSLNKWIFAVYNFRYPLLLSALHMLTAIVVDYGLIKLRILQQNGGVDNQKDLTTSAKCKVFLLSLTFCASIAFGNVGLNYVQLSFAQMIYTTTPIFTLAISTLILGKQHHILKYTAMMPICLGASFSIMGEVQYDQTGCFFVFAATMLRGVKSIQQGILLQEEKINSVFLLYLMSIPSFCILAVAALALENWAVLESPMHYDHNLWLFILLSCLGSVMYNLASCCVITLTSAVTLHILGNLSVVGNLLLSQLLFGNEMSALSCAGVALTLSGMLIYQNSEFISNYLDERRAKARELSRVREEDIAFQPPPQNQQERVDAAGKREDKMD